A region of Takifugu flavidus isolate HTHZ2018 chromosome 2, ASM371156v2, whole genome shotgun sequence DNA encodes the following proteins:
- the LOC130521847 gene encoding ATP synthase F(0) complex subunit C2, mitochondrial-like gives MYACAKFVSTPSLVRAGSRALLRPLSAAVVSDVKKSNTASLLAPPGGVTSQQLVAVRGFQTSAVSRDIDTAAKFIGAGAATVGVAGSGAGIGTVFGSLIIGYARNPSLKQQLFSYAILGFALSEAMGLFCLMVAFLILFAM, from the exons ATGTACGCTTGTGCTAAGTTCGTTTCTACACCCTCTCTG GTCCGTGCGGGATCTCGGGCTCTGCTCAGACCACTCTCTGCAGCTGTAGTTTCAGATGTCAAGAAATCAAAT ACTGCCTCCCTCTTGGCACCACCAGGTGGAGTGACTTCCCAGCAGCTGGTAGCTGTTCGGGGATTCCAGACCAGTGCTGTGAGCCGTGACATCGACACTGCCGCTAAGTTCATTGGTGCAGGAGCTGCCACGGTTGGTGTGGCTGGATCTGGTGCTGGAATTGGAACAGTGTTTGGCAGCCTTATTATCGGATATGCTAG AAACCCTTCTCTGAAGCAGCAACTCTTCTCTTATGCCATCCTGGGCTTTGCTCTCTCTGAAGCTATGGGTCTTTTCTGTCTGATGGTTGCATTCCTTATTCTGTTTGCTATGTGA
- the nsun3 gene encoding tRNA (cytosine(34)-C(5))-methyltransferase, mitochondrial, giving the protein MGPIFQLYHRWGIFRLKKFKLDPQCLLSCNCHTGPSGLDVNNQKRISSNQVTKKSKKGKLLCQQVLDSFDQQYNQELGPLWPLAREVLLDPHSWQYAVMLNRFSTVTDITQTLQSQGFSTFLPQVDAPGLVYNGPSTVSNLKNQAGNDSLLQTHCISKCPPNDSHDQLGSTSHMFVPEVPSPSVCFPSTSLQCYIHTYPLRFPSQLHIPGQLKQYYLLNAASLLPVLALKVRDGEKILDLCSAPGGKALVIMQCATPELLCCNEPDPHRQKRLAKTLESFLPQSVTNRVILSAQDGRYFGHSEVGKYDKVLVDAPCSNDRSWLYSQNNQQGEQRLKERAKLPALQAQLLKSALSAVRPGGVVVYSTCTLSSSENYSVVKTVLKECPEAEPEDLWEELAVSTSKYFTFFNSGGHTLHDWPLLQQNIMSCNHHRLGILVVPQPGKTWGPMFLSRIKKKQ; this is encoded by the exons ATGGGGCCAATATTCCAACTTTACCACAGATGGGGGATTTTTCGTTTGAAAAAATTTAAGCTTGATCCGCAGTGTTTATTGTCGTGTAACTGTCATACTGGTCCCTCGGGTTTGGACGTGAATAACCAAAAAAGAATCTCAAGCAACCAG gtaacaaaaaagagcaaaaagggAAAGTTGTTGTGCCAACAAGTACTGGATAGCTTTGACCAGCAGTATAATCAGGAACTTGGACCTTTATGGCCACTTGCAAG AGAAGTCCTCCTGGACCCCCACTCCTGGCAGTATGCAGTCATGCTTAACCGTTTCAGCACTGTGACAGACATCACACAGACTCTCCAATCACAGGGATTTTCCACATTCCTGCCACAAGTGGATGCACCAGGGCTGGTTTATAATGGCCCTTCAACAGTGtcaaatttaaaaaaccaaGCAGGAAATGACTCACTCTTGCAAACTCACTGCATTTCCAAGTGCCCCCCGAATGACTCTCATGACCAACTTGGCAGCACTTCTCATATGTTTGTTCCAGAGGTTCCATCACCTTCGGTCTGTTTTCCATCTACTTCATTACAGTGTTACATCCACACATATCCACTGCGGTTCCCCTCTCAGCTTCACATACCCGGACAACTGAAGCAGTATTACCTCCTGAATGCTGCGTCCTTGCTTCCAGTGCTAGCTCTTAAAGTCAGGGATGGAGAAAAGATTCTGGACCTTTGCTCTGCTCCTGGAGGCAAAGCCTTAGTGATAATGCAGTGTGCTACACCAG AACTTCTTTGTTGTAATGAACCGGACCCTCACAGACAAAAACGGCTGGCCAAGACCTTGGAGTCATTTTtgcctcagtctgtgaccaacAGAGTGATTTTGTCTGCACAGGATGGACGGTATTTTGGGCACAGTGAAGTCGGGAAATATGATAAG GTTCTAGTTGATGCTCCATGTTCAAATGACAGGAGCTGGCTGTATTCCCAAAataaccagcagggggagcaaAGGTTAAAGGAAAGAGCTAAGCTACCTGCGCTTCAGGCCCAACTACTGAA GTCTGCACTGTCAGCGGTGCGCCCAGGTGGTGTGGTGGTGTATTCGACCTGTACACTCTCCAGCTCTGAGAACTACAGTGTTGTAAAGACGGTGCTGAAAGAGTGCCCTGAGGCTGAACCTGAAGACCTGTGGGAAGAGCTGGCTGTTTCTACCTCTAAATATTTCACCTTCTTTAACTCAGGAGGACACACGCTTCACGACTGGCCCCTGTTGCAACAGAACATCATGTCCTGTAATCACCACAGACTGGGGATTTTAGTGGTTCCTCAGCC